Proteins encoded together in one Mus musculus strain C57BL/6J chromosome 16, GRCm38.p6 C57BL/6J window:
- the LOC115488637 gene encoding uncharacterized protein LOC115488637: MEKEFNVEYASFRSQPSMRTNEATVGKQNAQQYKHLKEYFRKDLKEMAHEQFENSEVILYSKEELPPDDSRRVKHIKVEEKKTGYLYAPNFSSFEHRLAALRATAHVEPAPAACTGGAGDMGAMDKAQKTDLALPLALALQTEHLRGQQHFNPEPAPEHCSHETTDPDHNADFALDSCLLAQGKGDRLSIDPESAPLCGPCDMEDPSTDHSSQGINTNTRRAPVRGRGDTTDHDNGTDLASTLPVVVD; this comes from the exons ATGGAGAAGGAATTCAATGTTGAATATGCATCTTTCCGGTCACAGCCTTCTATGAGAACAAATGAGGCAACAGTAGGCAAGCAGAATGCACAGCAGTACAAACATCTGAAGGAATACTTCCGAAAAGATTTAAAGGAGATGGCTCATGAACAATTTGAAAATTCTGAAGTTATTCTTTATTCTAAGGAAGAGTTGCCACCTGATGACTCTAGAAGAGTAAAGCACATAAAG gtTGAAGAAAAGAAGACAGGGTATTTGTATGCACCCAATTTTAGCTCTTTCGAGCATAGACTTGCTGCCTTGAGGGCTACTGCACACGTTGAGCCAGCTCCTGCTGCCTGCACTGGTGGTGCAGGTGACATGGGTGCCATGGACAAAGCTCAGAAGACTGACCTGGCTCTCCCACTTGCTTTAGCTCTTCAAACTGAGCACCTAAGGGGCCAACAACACTTTAACCCTGAGCCTGCTCCTGAGCACTGCTCTCATGAGACCACTGACCCTGATCACAATGCTGACTTTGCTCTTGACTCTTGTCTTCTTGCTCAAGGCAAGGGTGACAGGCTCAGTATTGATCCTGAATCTGCTCCTCTTTGTGGCCCCTGTGACATGGAGGACCCTTCAACTGACCACTCCAGCCAAGGCATAAACACCAACACCAGGCGTGCTCCTGTTCGTGGCAGAGGTGATACCACTGATCATGATAATGGCACAGATCTGGCTTCTACCCTTCCTGTTGTTGTTGATTAA